The Miltoncostaea oceani genome includes a region encoding these proteins:
- the serA gene encoding phosphoglycerate dehydrogenase: MGTTDTLARADLRVLVCEKIADAGVAHLSGLFSVDLGLDWSKEELADRIADYDAIVVRSATKVTADLIARADRLKVVGRAGTGVDNVDVPAATRRGIVVCNAAGSNALSAAEHAIALMLSQARNIPQAHSSLVQGRWERSKFGGIEVTGKTLGVVGFGRIGQMVAERAKGLGMNVIAYDPLVAEGRYRELGVDKAETPADLYAVSDFITLHLASTPETRNFVSTEAFAAMKKGARLINAARGDVVDTDALVAALESGHLGGAGIDVFPTEPTTESPLFGLPGVVVTPHLGASTEEAQDRAGVVVAEQVAAALTGGVVTSAVNIPALGPEALAVLGPFLPLARQLGQLVTVLAGGVAPLEISYEGDLATLDTRILTSAVLAGVLHGRIDEAVNVVNAASLAAERGIEWSEITIPRARDYTNRLSLRAGDVSLSGTTVGTTSRPRLVSAFGQDIDIELAPHIGLFRYLDIPGQIGRVGTILGLANVNIASMAVSRSRAEGGAVMAVTVDSPVPEETVREIANVDGFAQVWFAALDVE, encoded by the coding sequence GTGGGCACCACCGACACCCTCGCCCGCGCCGACCTGCGCGTCCTCGTCTGCGAGAAGATCGCCGACGCCGGCGTCGCGCACCTGTCGGGGCTGTTCAGCGTCGACCTCGGCCTGGACTGGTCGAAGGAGGAGCTCGCCGACCGGATCGCCGACTACGACGCGATCGTCGTCCGCAGCGCCACGAAGGTCACCGCGGACCTCATCGCCCGCGCCGACCGGCTGAAGGTCGTGGGCCGCGCCGGCACCGGCGTCGACAACGTCGACGTCCCCGCGGCCACCCGCCGCGGCATCGTCGTCTGCAACGCCGCGGGCTCGAACGCCCTGTCGGCGGCGGAGCACGCCATCGCGCTGATGCTCTCCCAGGCGCGCAACATCCCGCAGGCCCACTCGAGCCTGGTGCAGGGCCGTTGGGAGCGCTCGAAGTTCGGCGGCATCGAGGTCACCGGCAAGACGCTCGGCGTCGTCGGGTTCGGCCGCATCGGCCAGATGGTCGCCGAGCGCGCCAAGGGCCTCGGCATGAACGTCATCGCCTACGACCCCCTCGTCGCCGAGGGCCGGTACCGCGAGCTCGGCGTCGACAAGGCCGAGACGCCCGCCGACCTCTACGCGGTGAGCGACTTCATCACGCTCCACCTGGCGTCGACGCCGGAGACGCGGAACTTCGTCAGCACCGAGGCGTTCGCGGCGATGAAGAAGGGCGCCCGGCTGATCAACGCGGCCCGCGGCGACGTGGTCGACACCGACGCGCTCGTCGCGGCCCTCGAGTCGGGTCACCTCGGCGGCGCCGGCATCGACGTCTTCCCGACGGAGCCGACCACGGAGAGCCCCCTGTTCGGGCTGCCGGGCGTGGTCGTCACCCCGCACCTCGGGGCGTCGACGGAGGAGGCCCAGGACCGCGCCGGCGTGGTCGTGGCCGAGCAGGTCGCCGCCGCCCTCACCGGCGGCGTCGTGACGTCGGCCGTCAACATCCCCGCCCTCGGCCCCGAGGCCCTCGCGGTGCTCGGCCCGTTCCTGCCGCTCGCCCGCCAGCTCGGCCAGCTCGTCACGGTGCTCGCCGGCGGCGTGGCGCCACTCGAGATCTCGTACGAGGGCGACCTCGCGACCCTCGACACGCGCATCCTCACCTCGGCCGTCCTGGCCGGCGTGCTGCACGGGCGCATCGACGAGGCCGTCAACGTCGTGAACGCCGCCTCGCTCGCCGCGGAGCGCGGCATCGAGTGGTCCGAGATCACGATCCCCCGGGCCCGCGACTACACGAACCGCCTGTCGTTGCGCGCCGGCGACGTCAGCCTGAGCGGCACGACGGTGGGCACCACGTCGCGTCCCCGTCTCGTCTCGGCCTTCGGCCAGGACATCGACATCGAGCTGGCCCCCCACATCGGCCTGTTCCGCTACCTCGACATCCCCGGCCAGATCGGCCGCGTCGGCACGATCCTCGGCCTGGCGAACGTCAACATCGCCTCGATGGCGGTGTCGCGCTCGCGCGCCGAGGGCGGCGCCGTGATGGCCGTGACCGTGGACTCCCCGGTCCCCGAGGAGACGGTGCGCGAGATCGCGAACGTGGACGGCTTCGCCCAGGTCTGGTTCGCCGCGCTCGACGTCGAGTAG
- the ilvC gene encoding ketol-acid reductoisomerase — translation MFYDDDADLDLLAGKTVAVIGYGSQGHAHALNLRDSGVSVVVGLRSSSSSVASAQEEGLEVLSPAEAAAKGDLVMILAPDEFQAQIYRDEIAPGLVDGNALLFAHGFSVHFGQVPLTPGIDVIMCAPKGPGHLVRRTYAEGAGTPGLIAVAQDASGQAMAVALAYAKGIGCTRAGVIETTFAEETETDLFGEQVVLCGGLSELVRAGFDTLVEAGYNPDLAYFECLHELKLIVDLMYEKGISGMRYSISNTAEYGDLTRGRRIITDDTRAEMRKILGEIQSGQFAKEFLTENLVGRPTFNALERRDAEHQVEEVGKRLRGMMSWIDTEFSN, via the coding sequence ATGTTCTACGACGACGACGCCGACCTCGACCTGCTGGCCGGCAAGACCGTGGCCGTCATCGGCTACGGCAGCCAGGGCCACGCCCACGCGCTGAACCTCCGCGACTCGGGCGTCTCCGTCGTGGTGGGCCTGCGGTCGTCGTCCTCGTCGGTGGCGTCCGCGCAGGAGGAGGGCCTCGAGGTGCTGTCGCCCGCCGAGGCCGCGGCGAAGGGCGACCTCGTCATGATCCTCGCGCCCGACGAGTTCCAGGCGCAGATCTACCGCGACGAGATCGCCCCCGGCCTCGTGGACGGCAACGCCCTCCTCTTCGCCCACGGCTTCTCCGTCCACTTCGGCCAGGTGCCGCTCACGCCGGGCATCGACGTGATCATGTGCGCCCCGAAGGGCCCCGGCCACCTCGTGCGCCGCACCTACGCGGAGGGCGCCGGCACGCCGGGCCTGATCGCGGTCGCCCAGGATGCGAGCGGGCAGGCGATGGCCGTCGCCCTCGCCTACGCCAAGGGCATCGGCTGCACCCGCGCGGGCGTCATCGAGACGACGTTCGCGGAGGAGACCGAGACGGACCTGTTCGGCGAGCAGGTCGTCCTGTGCGGCGGCCTCAGCGAGCTCGTCCGCGCCGGCTTCGACACGCTGGTCGAGGCGGGCTACAACCCCGACCTCGCCTACTTCGAGTGCCTCCACGAGCTCAAGCTGATCGTGGACCTCATGTACGAGAAGGGCATCTCGGGCATGCGGTACTCGATCTCCAACACCGCCGAGTACGGCGACCTGACGCGCGGGCGGCGCATCATCACGGACGACACCCGCGCCGAGATGCGGAAGATCCTCGGGGAGATCCAGAGCGGGCAGTTCGCGAAGGAGTTCCTCACCGAGAACCTGGTGGGCCGCCCCACGTTCAACGCCCTCGAGCGGCGCGACGCCGAGCACCAGGTCGAGGAGGTCGGCAAGCGCCTGCGGGGGATGATGAGCTGGATCGACACGGAGTTCTCGAACTGA
- the ilvN gene encoding acetolactate synthase small subunit, with protein MKHTLSVLVENKPGVLSRVAGLFTRRGYNIDSLAVSPTEEPHTSRMTITVDASRFPVEQITKQLDKLVNVIKIRDMDPENMVSRELALMKVAADARTRSEVIQLVEIFEARIIDVTPESLTIQVTGESDELVNFEQLLRPFGLIELVKTGVVALGRGASAT; from the coding sequence GTGAAGCACACCCTCTCGGTCCTGGTGGAGAACAAGCCAGGAGTCCTGTCCCGCGTCGCCGGTCTCTTCACCCGTCGCGGCTACAACATCGACTCCCTGGCCGTCAGTCCCACCGAGGAACCACACACGTCCCGCATGACCATCACGGTCGATGCCAGCCGCTTCCCCGTGGAGCAGATCACGAAGCAGCTCGACAAGCTGGTGAACGTGATCAAGATCCGCGACATGGACCCGGAGAACATGGTCTCCCGGGAACTGGCGCTGATGAAGGTCGCGGCCGACGCGCGGACCCGCAGCGAGGTGATCCAGCTCGTCGAGATCTTCGAGGCGCGGATCATCGACGTGACCCCCGAGTCGCTCACCATCCAGGTGACGGGGGAGTCCGACGAGCTCGTGAACTTCGAGCAGCTCCTGCGCCCGTTCGGCCTGATCGAGCTCGTGAAGACCGGCGTCGTCGCCCTCGGGCGCGGCGCGTCGGCCACCTAG
- a CDS encoding response regulator transcription factor, which yields MDGRLLVVEDDPQVRAMLTRALAYEGFEVDAAGDAGSAMAAIRAAPPDLILLDLLLPDDDGVEVCRRLRASGARLPILMVTARDTVSDRVEGLESGADDYLVKPFSTAELVARVRALLRRARTVDGPRQARAYADLHLDASTHEVRRGHRHVELTRREFDLLALLLDNPETVMPRERLLTEAWGYTSAVETNSLDVYVGYLRRKLEEDGESRLIHTVRGVGFVLRRAPEA from the coding sequence ATGGACGGACGGCTCCTGGTGGTGGAGGACGACCCCCAGGTGCGGGCGATGCTGACCCGCGCCCTCGCCTACGAGGGGTTCGAGGTCGACGCCGCCGGCGACGCCGGGTCGGCGATGGCCGCGATCCGCGCGGCGCCGCCCGACCTGATCCTCCTCGATTTGCTCCTGCCCGACGACGACGGCGTCGAGGTGTGCCGCCGGCTCCGTGCGAGCGGGGCGCGCCTGCCGATCCTGATGGTCACCGCCCGCGACACGGTGTCGGACCGGGTGGAGGGCCTCGAGTCGGGGGCCGACGACTACCTGGTCAAGCCGTTCTCGACCGCCGAGCTGGTGGCGCGGGTGCGGGCGCTGCTGCGCCGTGCCCGCACGGTCGACGGCCCCCGCCAGGCCCGCGCCTACGCCGACCTGCACCTCGACGCGTCGACCCACGAGGTCCGCCGCGGCCACCGGCACGTGGAGCTGACCCGCCGCGAGTTCGACCTGCTGGCCCTGCTGCTCGACAACCCCGAGACGGTCATGCCCCGCGAGCGCCTGCTGACGGAGGCGTGGGGCTACACCTCCGCGGTCGAGACGAACTCCCTCGACGTCTACGTGGGGTACCTGCGCCGCAAGCTGGAGGAGGACGGCGAGTCGCGCCTGATCCACACGGTGCGCGGCGTCGGCTTCGTGCTGCGGCGGGCGCCGGAGGCCTGA
- a CDS encoding pyridoxal-phosphate-dependent aminotransferase family protein, which translates to MPGPTALPPEVVAAGARPILYSRSADFVAIWEDVVTRLKGVFQTEGEVLIFGSSGTGAMSSAVANLAAPGERVLIASCGNFGERWAKICADEGVDVLHVAGEWGQPIDPAAVAAALEAEPGIEVVFVTQSETSTGVVSDLPALRAAAGDRILVADAVSGLGVADLPMDRWGIDVVVSGSQKGLMTPPGLAFVAANARAIERSAGLGPGGFYLDWERTRTGGSRSPFTPPVTVVAQLQAALELIDAEGLENVFARHRVLGRMCRAGVKALGLELLGPENPEANVVTAFRVPEGVPGKAIPKAMRERFGITIAGGQGRLAEKICRIGHCGYYDYRDIVTTVGALEIVLDGLGHPLELGAGVTAVQRTLAAAGLPG; encoded by the coding sequence GTGCCCGGCCCGACGGCGCTGCCCCCCGAGGTGGTCGCCGCCGGCGCACGTCCGATCCTCTACTCCCGCTCGGCGGACTTCGTCGCGATCTGGGAGGACGTGGTGACCCGCCTGAAGGGCGTGTTCCAGACCGAGGGCGAGGTGCTGATCTTCGGCTCCTCCGGCACGGGCGCGATGTCGTCCGCCGTCGCCAACCTCGCGGCCCCCGGCGAGCGCGTCCTGATCGCCTCCTGCGGCAACTTCGGCGAGCGGTGGGCGAAGATCTGCGCCGACGAGGGCGTCGACGTCCTCCACGTCGCGGGGGAGTGGGGGCAGCCGATCGACCCGGCGGCCGTCGCCGCCGCCCTCGAGGCCGAGCCCGGCATCGAGGTCGTCTTCGTCACCCAGAGCGAGACCTCCACCGGCGTCGTCTCCGACCTGCCCGCCCTGCGCGCCGCCGCGGGTGACCGGATCCTCGTCGCGGACGCCGTCTCCGGCCTCGGGGTCGCCGACCTGCCGATGGACCGCTGGGGCATCGACGTCGTCGTCTCCGGCTCCCAGAAGGGGCTCATGACCCCGCCGGGCCTCGCCTTCGTCGCGGCCAACGCCCGCGCGATCGAGCGCTCCGCCGGCCTCGGCCCGGGCGGCTTCTACCTCGACTGGGAGCGCACCCGCACAGGCGGCTCGCGCAGCCCGTTCACCCCGCCCGTCACGGTCGTGGCGCAGCTGCAGGCCGCCCTCGAGCTGATCGACGCCGAGGGCCTCGAGAACGTCTTCGCGCGCCACCGCGTGCTCGGCCGCATGTGCCGCGCCGGCGTGAAGGCCCTCGGCCTGGAGCTCCTCGGCCCGGAGAACCCCGAGGCGAACGTCGTCACCGCGTTCCGGGTCCCCGAGGGCGTCCCCGGCAAGGCGATCCCGAAGGCGATGCGCGAGCGCTTCGGCATCACCATCGCCGGCGGCCAGGGGCGGCTGGCGGAGAAGATCTGCCGGATCGGTCACTGCGGCTACTACGACTACCGCGACATCGTGACCACGGTCGGCGCGCTCGAGATCGTCCTCGACGGGCTCGGGCACCCGCTGGAGCTCGGCGCCGGCGTGACCGCCGTGCAGCGGACCCTGGCCGCCGCCGGTCTCCCGGGCTGA
- the gatA gene encoding Asp-tRNA(Asn)/Glu-tRNA(Gln) amidotransferase subunit GatA → MSAPHELTAHEAVRALHAGEVPATEMVEAHLERAQADRWGSFLAVDAERAMARAREIDAMPERPPLGGVPIAVKDALSTRDLTTTAGSRILEGFRPLYTATCVDRLERAGAIVIGKTNMDEFAMGSSTENSAYQLTRNPWDEGRVPGGSSGGSAASVAAYQAPWSLGSDTGGSIRQPAALCGIVGMKPTYGAVSRYGLIAFASSLDQVGPFARTVSDAALLLSHIVGRDPMDSTSLDWPEPIAVPTARDLTGVRFGVVEELMGEGVEPGVRAAVDAAIGLVTDLGGTVEQVSLPTSEHGVATYYLIAPAECSANLARFDGIRYGPRLDGANDILEHYEQTRGRGFGPEVKRRIMLGTYALASGYYDAYYLRAQKVRTLIRDDFQKAFSRVDFLISPTSPSVAFPIGERVSDPLAMYLSDVCTIPVSLAGIPAISIPCGLADGLPVGLQIAGPAFSENALFDAAHALEGAIGFDPSPPGVR, encoded by the coding sequence GTGAGCGCCCCGCACGAGCTGACGGCGCACGAGGCCGTGCGCGCGCTCCACGCGGGCGAGGTCCCCGCCACGGAGATGGTCGAGGCCCACCTCGAGCGGGCGCAGGCCGACCGGTGGGGCAGCTTCCTCGCCGTCGACGCGGAGCGGGCGATGGCCCGGGCGCGGGAGATCGACGCGATGCCGGAGCGCCCGCCGCTCGGCGGCGTCCCCATCGCCGTCAAGGACGCCCTGTCGACGCGCGACCTCACCACCACGGCGGGGTCGCGGATCCTCGAGGGCTTCCGCCCGCTCTACACCGCGACGTGCGTGGACCGCCTGGAGCGGGCCGGCGCGATCGTGATCGGCAAGACCAACATGGATGAGTTCGCCATGGGGTCGAGCACCGAGAACTCGGCGTACCAGCTGACCCGCAACCCGTGGGACGAGGGGCGAGTCCCGGGCGGCTCGAGCGGCGGCTCGGCGGCGTCGGTCGCGGCCTACCAGGCGCCGTGGTCGCTGGGCAGCGACACCGGCGGCTCCATCCGCCAGCCCGCCGCGCTCTGCGGCATCGTCGGCATGAAGCCGACGTACGGCGCGGTGTCGCGTTACGGGCTGATCGCCTTCGCCTCGTCCCTCGACCAGGTCGGGCCGTTCGCCCGCACGGTGTCCGACGCCGCGCTGCTGCTCTCCCACATCGTGGGGCGCGACCCGATGGACTCGACCTCCCTCGACTGGCCCGAGCCGATCGCGGTGCCGACGGCGCGCGACCTCACGGGCGTGCGGTTCGGCGTGGTGGAGGAGCTGATGGGGGAGGGCGTCGAGCCGGGCGTGCGCGCTGCGGTGGACGCCGCGATCGGCCTCGTCACGGACCTCGGCGGCACGGTCGAGCAGGTCAGCCTGCCGACGAGCGAGCACGGGGTCGCCACCTACTACCTGATCGCCCCCGCGGAGTGCTCGGCGAACCTCGCCCGCTTCGACGGCATCCGGTACGGGCCGCGCCTCGACGGCGCGAACGACATCCTCGAGCACTACGAGCAGACCCGTGGGCGGGGCTTCGGCCCCGAGGTGAAGCGGCGCATCATGCTCGGCACGTACGCGCTGGCGTCGGGGTACTACGACGCCTACTACCTGCGGGCGCAGAAGGTGCGCACCCTGATCCGCGACGACTTCCAGAAGGCGTTCTCGCGCGTGGACTTCCTGATCTCCCCGACGTCGCCGTCGGTGGCGTTCCCGATCGGCGAGCGCGTCTCCGACCCGCTGGCGATGTACCTCTCCGACGTCTGCACGATCCCGGTGAGCCTGGCGGGCATCCCGGCGATCTCGATCCCGTGCGGCCTCGCCGACGGCCTGCCGGTCGGCCTGCAGATCGCGGGCCCGGCGTTCAGCGAGAACGCCCTGTTCGACGCGGCCCACGCCTTGGAGGGCGCGATCGGCTTCGACCCGTCCCCGCCGGGGGTCCGGTGA
- a CDS encoding HAMP domain-containing sensor histidine kinase, with translation MRLQTRIALAAGAAVLAAIALFSVGAYQLISERAYDRLDGSLEETADRVAAEITLPDLGDRDFTAPPTPGAPAEPTAGPEDDGTRIEVDPAGGATPGGPRTVTLDGDPYRLLVRALPDTGDGAARTVAVARPLTDVEETLDEVAVGLAVAAALAALLATGLTLLIARGALRPLIAARRAAETVADSQDPSLRVPEGRADEVGGLARAMNRMLGRLEDAQGRLRATLSEQRRFAADASHEMRTPLTALRGEIETMQAHDPDPAGRAAALEDMARSVDRMDRLVAGLLGLARVDGGDAQPERVDLAEMIGEIATAGECGRLDPAEVVGDRAALRGMLVNLIDNGRRHGGAVTVRLGVEGSEAVVHVDDDGPGVADDDRDRVFDRFYRAPGRRGTPGAGLGLPIARATAERWGGTVRLLPGEGGARFEVRLPLAGATGAPAPGPPAPVRSPATRRPA, from the coding sequence ATGCGCCTCCAGACGCGCATCGCGTTGGCGGCGGGCGCGGCGGTGCTCGCGGCGATCGCGCTCTTCTCCGTCGGCGCCTACCAGCTGATCTCGGAGCGGGCGTACGACCGGCTGGACGGGTCGCTGGAGGAGACCGCCGACCGCGTCGCCGCGGAGATCACGCTGCCCGACCTCGGCGACCGCGACTTCACCGCCCCGCCGACGCCGGGGGCGCCGGCCGAGCCCACCGCCGGGCCGGAGGACGACGGCACCCGCATCGAGGTCGACCCCGCCGGGGGCGCGACACCGGGGGGCCCGCGGACCGTGACCCTCGACGGCGACCCCTACCGGCTCCTCGTGCGCGCCCTCCCCGACACGGGGGACGGGGCGGCGCGGACCGTGGCGGTCGCGCGGCCGCTGACCGACGTGGAGGAGACGCTCGACGAGGTCGCCGTCGGCCTCGCGGTCGCCGCGGCCCTCGCCGCGCTCCTGGCGACGGGGCTCACCCTGCTGATCGCGCGGGGCGCCCTGCGCCCCCTCATCGCGGCGCGCCGGGCCGCGGAGACGGTGGCCGACAGCCAGGACCCGTCGCTGCGGGTGCCGGAGGGCCGCGCCGACGAGGTCGGCGGACTGGCCCGCGCGATGAACCGGATGCTCGGCCGGCTCGAGGACGCGCAGGGGCGGCTGCGGGCGACGCTGTCGGAGCAGCGCCGGTTCGCCGCCGACGCGTCCCACGAGATGCGGACGCCGCTCACCGCCCTGCGCGGGGAGATCGAGACGATGCAGGCCCACGACCCGGACCCCGCGGGGAGGGCCGCGGCCCTGGAGGACATGGCCCGGTCGGTGGACCGGATGGACCGGCTGGTCGCGGGGCTGCTCGGCCTGGCGCGCGTCGACGGCGGCGACGCCCAGCCGGAGCGCGTCGACCTCGCCGAGATGATCGGGGAGATCGCCACCGCCGGCGAGTGCGGCCGCCTCGACCCCGCCGAGGTCGTCGGCGACCGCGCCGCCCTCCGCGGGATGCTCGTCAACCTCATCGACAACGGGCGCCGGCACGGGGGCGCCGTGACCGTCCGGCTCGGCGTCGAGGGCTCCGAGGCCGTCGTCCACGTCGACGACGACGGCCCCGGCGTCGCGGACGACGACCGCGACCGCGTGTTCGACCGCTTCTACCGCGCCCCCGGCCGGCGCGGGACCCCGGGCGCGGGCCTCGGCCTGCCCATCGCCCGCGCGACGGCCGAGCGCTGGGGCGGGACGGTGCGGCTGCTGCCCGGGGAGGGGGGCGCACGGTTCGAGGTGCGCCTCCCCCTGGCCGGGGCGACCGGCGCGCCCGCCCCGGGGCCGCCCGCGCCGGTACGATCGCCGGCGACGAGGAGGCCCGCATGA
- the gatC gene encoding Asp-tRNA(Asn)/Glu-tRNA(Gln) amidotransferase subunit GatC — MIDDATVRHVARLARLHLDPDEETRMGVELSGILAHVDAIQALDLDHVAPTTHVISLENVMRDDVPRPSLPVEEALREAPEVVEDRFAVVKFDS, encoded by the coding sequence ATGATCGACGACGCCACCGTCCGTCACGTCGCCCGCCTGGCGCGACTGCACCTCGACCCCGACGAGGAGACCCGGATGGGCGTCGAGCTCTCCGGAATCCTCGCGCACGTCGACGCGATCCAGGCGCTCGACCTGGACCACGTGGCGCCGACGACGCACGTGATCTCGCTGGAGAACGTGATGCGCGACGACGTGCCGCGCCCGAGCCTGCCGGTCGAGGAGGCGCTGCGGGAGGCGCCCGAGGTCGTGGAGGACCGCTTCGCGGTCGTGAAGTTCGACTCGTGA
- a CDS encoding DUF3237 family protein, whose product MRLEPLYRTVFHYPDGGRGTLLEGEAGSEGHYFFVADGTVEGRVTGRLTGANHPRSRVDKTALPDIQGAIETDDGAVIVFDVRGFARPYPPENRQIVVAITHVTGDERYSWLNDVVCVGTGEFRPRAGGPVEARKVVGAAVDFVIDVAELVWEPIP is encoded by the coding sequence ATGAGACTCGAACCGCTGTACCGCACCGTGTTCCACTATCCCGACGGCGGCAGGGGCACCCTGCTCGAGGGCGAGGCCGGCAGCGAGGGGCACTACTTCTTCGTCGCCGACGGCACCGTGGAGGGCCGGGTGACCGGCCGCCTGACCGGTGCGAACCACCCGCGCTCCCGGGTCGACAAGACGGCGCTGCCCGACATCCAGGGCGCCATCGAGACCGACGACGGGGCCGTGATCGTCTTCGACGTCCGCGGCTTCGCCCGGCCGTACCCGCCGGAGAACCGCCAGATCGTCGTCGCGATCACCCACGTCACCGGCGACGAGCGGTACTCCTGGCTCAACGACGTCGTCTGCGTCGGCACCGGCGAGTTCCGTCCCCGCGCGGGCGGGCCGGTCGAGGCCCGGAAGGTCGTCGGCGCCGCCGTCGACTTCGTCATCGACGTCGCCGAGCTCGTCTGGGAGCCGATCCCCTGA
- the gatB gene encoding Asp-tRNA(Asn)/Glu-tRNA(Gln) amidotransferase subunit GatB: protein MSTPTGWEPVIGIEIHVQLATRTKMFCGCALSFGDRPNTHTCPVCLAHPGALPVLNREAVRLAIITGLALGCDIAPRSEFHRKNYFYPDLSKAYQISQYDEPICIGGRVEVLTPDGGFPVGITRAHLEEDAAKLVHAGADGRRAGAQGSSVDFNRGGTPLLEIVTEPDLRTAAQAGAFLRQLRATLRALGVSDCNMEEGSMRADANVSVRRAGTTGLGTKTELKNMNSFRFLERGIDAEIARQVAILEDGGEIEQETLHFDPESGDIHSLRSKEEAHDYRYFPEPDLVDVVPDRAWVEELRAGLPEVPVDRRRRWMDELGLSYDDAEVLSEPAELAAYFEEVAAAADPQSAANWVRGELRAQLRERGQEPWESAVTPAHLAELISLIGDRTLSVPLAKEVLAEVAATGSAPRAVVEEKGLGQISDEGELVALVERLIADNPAQAQQLREGKDKLVGFFVGQAMKATGGRADPARVGELVRERTGS, encoded by the coding sequence GTGAGCACGCCCACCGGCTGGGAGCCGGTGATCGGCATCGAGATCCACGTCCAGCTCGCGACGCGGACGAAGATGTTCTGCGGGTGCGCCCTCAGCTTCGGCGACCGCCCGAACACCCACACCTGCCCGGTCTGCCTCGCCCACCCGGGGGCCCTGCCGGTGCTGAACCGGGAGGCCGTCCGCCTCGCGATCATCACGGGCCTCGCGCTCGGGTGCGACATCGCCCCGCGGTCCGAGTTCCACCGCAAGAACTACTTCTATCCGGACCTCTCGAAGGCGTACCAGATCTCCCAGTACGACGAGCCGATCTGCATCGGCGGGAGGGTGGAGGTGCTGACGCCGGACGGGGGCTTCCCCGTCGGGATCACCCGCGCCCACCTGGAGGAGGACGCCGCGAAGCTGGTGCACGCCGGCGCCGACGGCCGCCGCGCCGGGGCGCAGGGGTCGAGCGTCGACTTCAACCGCGGCGGGACCCCGCTCCTCGAGATCGTGACGGAGCCGGACCTGCGCACCGCGGCCCAGGCGGGCGCCTTCCTGCGCCAGCTGCGGGCGACGCTCCGGGCGCTCGGGGTGAGCGACTGCAACATGGAGGAGGGCTCGATGCGGGCCGACGCGAACGTCAGCGTGCGGCGCGCCGGGACCACGGGCCTCGGGACGAAGACCGAGCTGAAGAACATGAACAGCTTCCGCTTCCTGGAGCGCGGCATCGACGCCGAGATCGCGCGGCAGGTGGCGATCCTCGAGGACGGCGGGGAGATCGAGCAGGAGACCCTGCACTTCGATCCCGAGTCGGGCGACATCCACTCCCTCCGCAGCAAGGAGGAGGCCCACGACTACCGGTACTTCCCGGAGCCGGACCTCGTGGACGTCGTGCCGGACCGCGCCTGGGTCGAGGAGCTCCGCGCCGGGCTCCCGGAGGTGCCCGTCGACCGCCGGCGCCGGTGGATGGACGAGCTCGGCCTGAGCTACGACGACGCGGAGGTGCTCTCCGAGCCGGCGGAGCTGGCGGCCTACTTCGAGGAGGTCGCGGCGGCGGCGGACCCGCAGTCGGCGGCGAACTGGGTGCGCGGCGAGCTGCGGGCGCAGCTGCGCGAGCGCGGCCAGGAGCCGTGGGAGAGCGCCGTCACCCCGGCGCACCTCGCGGAGCTGATCTCCCTCATCGGCGACCGGACGCTGTCGGTGCCGCTCGCGAAGGAGGTCCTCGCCGAGGTGGCCGCCACCGGGTCCGCCCCGCGCGCGGTCGTGGAGGAGAAGGGCCTCGGTCAGATCTCCGACGAGGGCGAGCTGGTCGCCCTCGTGGAGAGGCTGATCGCCGACAACCCGGCCCAGGCGCAGCAGCTGCGCGAGGGCAAGGACAAGCTCGTCGGGTTCTTCGTCGGCCAGGCCATGAAGGCCACCGGCGGCCGCGCCGACCCCGCCCGGGTCGGCGAGCTCGTGCGGGAGCGGACGGGCAGCTGA
- a CDS encoding YciI family protein — MFVLMARYTVPAEQVDTLLEEHKAWIGANKDRILLTAREEPLIGGLILARGESIDAMWEMVRQDPFHVAGYSEYEIREYNPVRAAEGVEGLLGT; from the coding sequence GTGTTCGTCCTGATGGCCCGCTACACCGTCCCCGCCGAGCAGGTCGACACGCTCCTCGAGGAGCACAAGGCCTGGATCGGCGCGAACAAGGACCGGATCCTGCTGACCGCGCGGGAGGAGCCGCTCATCGGCGGGCTCATCCTCGCCCGGGGGGAGAGCATCGACGCGATGTGGGAGATGGTCCGCCAGGACCCCTTCCACGTGGCCGGCTACTCCGAGTACGAGATCCGCGAGTACAACCCGGTGCGGGCGGCGGAGGGCGTCGAGGGGCTGCTCGGCACCTGA